The following is a genomic window from Serratia ficaria.
AGAAGGTACTGATATAGCCGCCGACAACCGCACCGATAACGCCCAGGATAACGGTGACGATAAAACCGCCGCCGTCTTTGCCCGGCATGATCCACTTAGCCAGAATACCGGCGATTAAACCAAAAATGATCCAGGAAATGATGCCCATTTTTTACTCTCCCTATGACTTTTTGCCTAAAAGAAATCCTATCACCAGGCCTGCGACGGCACCGGCGCCAACCCCTGCCCAAGGGTTATCCTTAATGTAGGCACATGAATGCCCTGCCGCCTGTTTCAACCCGGCCCGCACTTCGCACGCGGCGGTTTTGGCGCAGTCACTCAGTTGCCCCACACCCTCTGTAACGTCATTTTTTACCGACATTTCAAATCCTTCCGTTAACATAGCCTGAAAAGTTCACAGCGAGTTCCGCGTCTGGCCCAGCCTGAGCGATACTTTCACACTAATGTTTCCCTGGGCTAGCCGTTGCCGGCCGCTCACTACAGGGTGATCTGCGGTAAACGCGCATCTTCACACTATGACTATAGTAAAAAATCAGCGGTTTACCCATTTCCGTCCGTCTGAATTTGGTCGAAAGAAAAATAACCTCGTTCATTCAGCCGCCGGAAGATTTTTATAAGGTTACACAGCGATTGTCACTTTTACGAGCGGCTTAATTGTGTGGTGATCTTTCAGCACCGCCAGCCGATTGATATCACACCGAAAAATACCGGTGCATTGGGTAAAAATCCCATCAAAACCGTAGGTTAGCTTTCGCAAAAAGGCGCAATCAGTTGGCCGAACCAGTCGGCGAAAACGCTGAAACGCGCCGAGCGCTGGCGGCGGTGCGGGTAAAGCAGAGCGATGCCCATCGCCGGCGGCCTGAAATCGGGCAGCACCTCGATCAGCTCGCCGCCGTCCAGGTGGTGCTGAATGTCGAAACGCGGGATCTGGATCATCCCCAACCCCGCCAGGCAGCAGCCGATATAGTTCTCCGCATTATTGACCGTCACCCGGCTGCGCAGCATTTTTTCCATGCGCTGCGCGCCCTGCATCCATTGCCAGCTGTCGGCCTCCAGCAGGTTGGGCTGCGCATAGCCAATGCCCCAGTGATCCGTCAGTTGCTCGGGATGCCGTGGCGTGCCGTGGCGGCGCAGATAGTCCGGGCTGGCGCAGTTGATCATGCCGAGCCTGCCCAGCGGCTGGCTGACCAGGCTGCTGTCGCTGAGGCTGCCGACCCGCACCACGCAGTCCACGCCCTCCTGAATCAGATCGATGGAACGATCGCCGGCGCTGAGAAACAGCTGAATGTCAGGGTAGCGTTGCAGAAAGTCAGGCAGCGCCGGCACAATCATGCGCCGGGCGATGCGGCTGGGCACGTCCACGGTCAGCCGGCCGCCGATCGGCCCGTCCCGCGGTGAAAACAGCTCATCCAGCGCGTTGACCTCCTGCAGCAGGCTGCGGGCCTTGTCCAGCAGCCGTTCGCCGTCGCTGGTCAATTGAACCCGCCGCGTGGTGCGATGAAACAGCCGGGCGCCCATCTCGTTTTCCAGCTGCAGGATCGCCGCCGAGACGGTGGTTTTCGGCATCAACAGAATTTGTGAAGCGCGAATGAAACT
Proteins encoded in this region:
- a CDS encoding GlsB/YeaQ/YmgE family stress response membrane protein: MGIISWIIFGLIAGILAKWIMPGKDGGGFIVTVILGVIGAVVGGYISTFFGMGRVDGFNLGSFVVAVIGALVVLFVYRKIKG
- a CDS encoding glycine zipper domain-containing protein; this translates as MLTEGFEMSVKNDVTEGVGQLSDCAKTAACEVRAGLKQAAGHSCAYIKDNPWAGVGAGAVAGLVIGFLLGKKS
- a CDS encoding LysR family transcriptional regulator, whose translation is MDKIGRLRVFIQVAEVGSFIRASQILLMPKTTVSAAILQLENEMGARLFHRTTRRVQLTSDGERLLDKARSLLQEVNALDELFSPRDGPIGGRLTVDVPSRIARRMIVPALPDFLQRYPDIQLFLSAGDRSIDLIQEGVDCVVRVGSLSDSSLVSQPLGRLGMINCASPDYLRRHGTPRHPEQLTDHWGIGYAQPNLLEADSWQWMQGAQRMEKMLRSRVTVNNAENYIGCCLAGLGMIQIPRFDIQHHLDGGELIEVLPDFRPPAMGIALLYPHRRQRSARFSVFADWFGQLIAPFCES